A region from the Actinoplanes sp. OR16 genome encodes:
- a CDS encoding sensor histidine kinase: MSEPPRSLPPGGWVALLWSIAVFWALRGYSGLPGLPSVVSPRPAWCWAVVAAAAVTGLGASTQVRRRPLTASYSLVVSAVALVLAVGPPGLAAHPDQMLGLLLLAADLVLARVVMARPPLAWSAALLPVLAALPAAALLRVVFGQPFPGADAGAVVDGTVWLAYAVLPALVAGLLGYSVRQAGEYARRLREQAAEQAVTAERLRISRELHDHVAHSVGVIALQAGAAARVMDTQPERAREAMRAIEATSRDTLSGLRRMLGGLRHDTKAVLREDTEAGLRHDAEAALRPAPGLADLEQLVGATTAAGVAVALTVSGDRRPLAADIELSAYRIIQESLTNVLRHAGAETCRISVDYGSGELAIEVTDDGRGGDPATGGFGLAGLRERVALADGTITAGARRGGGFQVAARLPVGP, from the coding sequence ATGTCCGAACCGCCGCGCAGCCTGCCGCCGGGTGGCTGGGTGGCGCTGCTCTGGTCGATCGCCGTGTTCTGGGCGTTGCGCGGCTACTCCGGACTGCCCGGCCTGCCGTCCGTGGTGTCCCCGCGGCCGGCCTGGTGCTGGGCCGTCGTCGCCGCCGCGGCCGTGACCGGGCTCGGCGCGAGCACTCAGGTGCGCCGTCGTCCCCTGACAGCGTCGTACTCACTGGTCGTCTCCGCCGTCGCGCTGGTGCTCGCCGTGGGCCCGCCGGGCCTCGCCGCCCATCCGGACCAGATGCTGGGCCTGCTCCTGCTCGCCGCCGACCTGGTGCTCGCCCGTGTCGTCATGGCCCGGCCGCCCCTGGCGTGGAGTGCCGCGCTGCTCCCGGTGCTCGCCGCCCTGCCGGCCGCCGCGCTGTTGCGGGTGGTCTTCGGGCAGCCCTTCCCGGGCGCCGACGCCGGTGCCGTCGTCGACGGGACCGTCTGGCTGGCATACGCGGTGCTGCCCGCCCTGGTCGCCGGCCTGCTCGGCTACTCGGTCCGGCAAGCCGGGGAGTACGCCCGGCGGCTCCGCGAGCAGGCCGCCGAGCAGGCCGTGACGGCCGAACGGCTGCGCATCTCCCGGGAACTGCACGACCACGTCGCGCACAGCGTCGGCGTCATCGCGCTGCAGGCCGGGGCGGCGGCCCGGGTCATGGACACCCAGCCGGAACGGGCCCGTGAGGCGATGCGCGCCATCGAGGCCACCAGCCGGGACACCCTGTCCGGGCTGCGCCGCATGCTCGGCGGCCTCCGGCACGACACGAAGGCGGTGCTGCGGGAGGACACGGAAGCCGGGCTGCGGCACGACGCCGAGGCGGCGCTGCGGCCCGCACCCGGACTGGCCGATCTGGAGCAGCTCGTGGGCGCCACGACGGCCGCGGGCGTGGCGGTCGCGCTGACCGTCAGCGGCGATCGGCGGCCACTCGCCGCCGACATCGAGCTCTCCGCCTACCGGATCATCCAGGAGTCGCTCACCAACGTGCTGCGCCACGCGGGCGCCGAGACCTGCCGGATCTCGGTCGACTACGGCTCCGGCGAACTGGCCATCGAGGTGACCGACGACGGCCGCGGCGGCGACCCGGCGACCGGAGGCTTCGGCCTGGCCGGCCTGCGCGAGCGGGTCGCCCTGGCCGACGGCACCATCACCGCGGGAGCACGGCGAGGCGGCGGCTTCCAGGTGGCGGCGCGGCTGCCGGTCGGGCCATGA
- a CDS encoding response regulator transcription factor, producing MTAVRVLLADDHALIRSALQMVLADAGDIEVAGEAGTGADAVRLSRELSPDVVLMDIRMPGLDGIEATRRITAEPGAPRVVVLTTFDDDENVYGALRAGASGFLVKDMALEEIVAGIRVVATGDALIAPSVTRRLIAMVVKHPSPVPDGPVSLDGVTEREREVLTLIGQGATNAEIAERMHITTPTVKSHVGRLMTKLAARDRVQLVIVAYRTGLVVP from the coding sequence ATGACGGCGGTGCGAGTGCTGCTCGCCGACGACCACGCGTTGATCCGCAGCGCCCTGCAGATGGTCCTGGCCGACGCCGGCGACATCGAGGTGGCCGGTGAGGCGGGGACCGGCGCCGACGCCGTGCGGCTGAGCCGTGAGCTGAGTCCCGACGTGGTGCTGATGGACATCCGGATGCCCGGCCTCGACGGCATCGAGGCGACCCGCCGGATCACCGCCGAACCCGGCGCGCCCCGCGTCGTCGTGCTGACCACGTTCGACGACGATGAGAACGTGTACGGGGCACTGCGCGCCGGGGCATCCGGTTTCCTGGTCAAGGACATGGCGCTCGAAGAGATCGTCGCCGGCATCCGGGTGGTCGCGACCGGGGATGCGCTGATCGCCCCGAGCGTGACCCGGCGCCTCATCGCGATGGTGGTCAAGCATCCGTCGCCGGTGCCGGACGGCCCGGTGTCGCTGGACGGCGTCACCGAGCGTGAACGCGAGGTGCTGACCCTGATCGGGCAGGGCGCCACCAACGCCGAGATCGCCGAGCGGATGCACATCACGACCCCCACGGTGAAGAGCCATGTGGGCCGGCTGATGACCAAACTGGCCGCTCGCGACCGGGTGCAGTTGGTGATCGTCGCGTACCGGACCGGTCTCGTCGTCCCTTGA
- a CDS encoding pectate lyase, which produces MRRPVALRWIAVAATAVTSAAIMVALPSAQALAADNLSLGAGADGSSKASGTSYGNVRDGNTGTYWSPASATGYVSVKWSSATTVSSAVIRQAAGGGSISAWRVLNADSGSVLSSGSGSPSTITFSATSLKKLTFEITSASAAPRIAEFESYNGGSTPTSSPTSSPTSSPTSSPSPTSGTGTPTGAWPSSKGSVSISSTVDVSGTFDGGMKTYCCIGDGSQSESQDPMFSIANGGTLQNVIIGSPAGDGVHCEGTCTIRNVWWNDIGEDAATFKGTGGGTSYVIGGGAKGGSDKTFQHNGNGTVNISGFYLSGSGKLYRGCGNCTNSYQRHVRIDNVLLNDIDMVAGINSNWGDTATITRVTLTNSSGATVCGKYQGVAKGSEPKYLGEGWNDANCKVTQSDITYK; this is translated from the coding sequence ATGAGAAGACCCGTCGCTCTGCGATGGATCGCCGTGGCGGCCACCGCCGTCACGAGCGCCGCGATCATGGTTGCGCTGCCGTCGGCGCAGGCCCTGGCCGCGGACAACCTGAGCCTCGGCGCCGGCGCCGACGGCTCCAGCAAGGCCAGCGGCACCAGCTACGGCAACGTCCGGGACGGCAACACCGGGACCTACTGGTCACCGGCGAGCGCGACCGGCTACGTCTCGGTCAAGTGGAGCAGCGCGACGACGGTCTCCTCGGCCGTCATCAGGCAGGCCGCAGGCGGTGGCTCGATCAGCGCCTGGCGTGTTCTCAACGCCGACAGCGGCAGCGTGCTCTCCTCCGGCAGCGGCAGCCCGAGCACGATCACGTTCTCGGCGACGTCGCTGAAGAAGCTCACGTTCGAGATCACCAGCGCGTCCGCCGCCCCGCGGATCGCCGAGTTCGAGTCCTACAACGGCGGCTCCACGCCGACCAGCAGCCCGACGAGCAGCCCGACGAGCAGCCCCACCAGCAGCCCGAGCCCGACCAGCGGCACCGGAACCCCGACCGGCGCCTGGCCGTCCTCGAAGGGCTCGGTGTCGATCAGCAGCACGGTCGACGTCTCCGGCACCTTCGACGGCGGCATGAAGACCTACTGCTGCATCGGCGACGGCTCGCAGAGCGAATCGCAGGACCCGATGTTCAGCATCGCCAACGGCGGCACCCTGCAGAACGTCATCATCGGATCCCCCGCCGGCGACGGCGTGCACTGCGAAGGCACCTGCACGATCCGCAACGTCTGGTGGAACGACATCGGCGAGGACGCCGCCACCTTCAAGGGCACCGGCGGCGGCACCAGTTACGTCATCGGCGGCGGCGCCAAGGGCGGCAGCGACAAGACCTTCCAGCACAACGGCAACGGCACGGTCAACATCTCCGGCTTCTACCTGAGCGGATCCGGGAAGCTCTACCGCGGCTGCGGCAACTGCACCAACTCCTACCAGCGCCACGTGAGAATCGACAACGTGCTGCTGAACGACATCGACATGGTCGCCGGCATCAACAGCAACTGGGGCGACACGGCCACCATCACCCGCGTCACCCTGACCAACAGCTCCGGCGCCACGGTCTGCGGCAAGTACCAGGGCGTCGCCAAGGGCAGCGAGCCCAAGTACCTCGGCGAAGGCTGGAACGACGCCAACTGCAAGGTCACCCAGAGCGACATCACGTACAAGTAG
- a CDS encoding DMT family transporter, with amino-acid sequence MSTATSRDGALLALASMFTIQIGVAGSVRFLDDLGPLGAAWLRLTCAALLIVAIVRPWRYTYSAAALRAGALLGVASAGMAIFFMSAADRLPLGTAGAIEFLGPLTVAALTGRRRAAWVWPAVAGAGVLLLTRPWTGAPDLLGVVFALLSAVCYAGYIVFTERVGDESHGIKGLAVSMPVAALVITLVAGPPPLGELTWSLAVTGFALAVLVPFLPFLLELLALRRLPTAAFSTLMCLEPAFALLAGLVLLGQGAGLNDLAGVAAVVVAGIGAVRAPSCDHIDDSLSSPGKRFPPA; translated from the coding sequence ATGAGCACCGCCACCAGCCGCGACGGGGCGCTCCTCGCGCTCGCCTCGATGTTCACCATCCAGATCGGCGTGGCCGGGTCCGTCCGCTTCCTCGACGACCTCGGCCCGCTCGGCGCCGCGTGGCTGCGGCTGACCTGCGCCGCCCTGCTGATCGTGGCGATCGTCCGGCCGTGGCGCTACACGTACTCGGCCGCCGCCCTGCGGGCCGGAGCACTGCTCGGGGTGGCCTCGGCCGGAATGGCGATCTTCTTCATGTCGGCCGCGGACCGGCTGCCGCTCGGCACGGCCGGCGCCATCGAGTTCCTCGGCCCGCTCACCGTCGCGGCGCTGACCGGCCGCCGCCGCGCCGCCTGGGTCTGGCCGGCCGTGGCGGGCGCCGGGGTCCTGCTGCTGACCCGCCCGTGGACCGGCGCCCCGGACCTGCTGGGCGTGGTGTTCGCGCTGCTGTCGGCGGTCTGCTACGCCGGGTACATCGTGTTCACCGAGCGGGTAGGCGACGAGAGCCACGGCATCAAGGGCCTGGCCGTGTCGATGCCGGTCGCCGCCCTGGTCATCACGCTGGTGGCCGGGCCACCACCCCTCGGCGAGCTCACCTGGTCGCTCGCCGTGACCGGATTCGCGCTCGCGGTCCTCGTACCCTTCCTGCCGTTCCTCCTGGAACTGCTGGCGCTGCGGCGGCTGCCCACGGCGGCGTTCTCCACGCTGATGTGCCTGGAGCCGGCGTTCGCTCTGCTGGCCGGGCTGGTGCTGCTCGGGCAGGGCGCCGGCCTGAACGACCTGGCCGGAGTCGCCGCCGTGGTGGTCGCCGGCATCGGCGCGGTGCGCGCCCCTTCTTGCGATCATATTGACGACTCTCTATCCTCGCCAGGAAAGCGCTTTCCCCCCGCTTGA
- a CDS encoding LysR family transcriptional regulator — translation MDPKLLTVLLELARLGSMRAVADVMRTSTSTISQQIATLGRQAGAELLERDGRGVRLSPAGRRLAGHAVTILAAVDAARADLDPDAEPAGVVRVAGSATTLRRAVIPVITSLAGRRSGVQVLVSELEPGEATEALLTNQIDLALVYDYNLAPAARDPSFASRPLWQSDWGLGVPAEHAAGAGRLPSPELFARFAGTAWIGNPRNPAEEAALRVIAAMAGFEPRLYHHADSLDLVEDLIVTGSGVGLLPIGRATRPGVVVQPLRDPAIHLRIFAWTKRGRLTWPPLAMVLGLLSDHGANDAPEPGEAEARTGREETSPWPEP, via the coding sequence ATGGATCCGAAGCTCTTGACGGTCCTGCTGGAGCTCGCCCGGCTCGGCTCGATGCGGGCGGTCGCCGACGTGATGCGGACCAGCACCTCGACGATCTCCCAGCAGATCGCCACCCTGGGCCGGCAGGCCGGTGCCGAACTGCTGGAACGCGACGGCCGGGGCGTGCGGCTGAGCCCGGCGGGCCGTCGCCTGGCCGGGCACGCGGTCACGATCCTGGCCGCCGTCGACGCGGCGCGCGCCGATCTCGACCCGGACGCCGAGCCGGCCGGCGTGGTGCGGGTGGCCGGCTCGGCGACCACGCTGCGGCGCGCCGTGATTCCGGTGATCACCTCGCTGGCCGGGCGGCGGTCCGGCGTACAGGTGCTGGTCTCGGAATTGGAACCCGGCGAGGCGACCGAGGCGCTGCTCACGAATCAGATCGACCTGGCCCTGGTGTACGACTACAACCTGGCGCCGGCCGCGCGGGACCCGTCGTTCGCGTCGCGGCCGCTGTGGCAGAGCGACTGGGGTCTCGGGGTGCCCGCCGAGCACGCCGCCGGGGCCGGGCGCCTGCCGTCGCCGGAGTTGTTCGCCCGGTTCGCGGGCACGGCGTGGATCGGCAATCCGCGTAACCCCGCCGAGGAGGCCGCGCTGCGGGTGATCGCCGCGATGGCCGGGTTCGAGCCGCGCCTCTACCACCACGCCGACAGCCTGGACCTGGTCGAGGACCTGATCGTCACCGGCAGCGGGGTCGGCCTGCTGCCGATCGGCCGCGCCACCCGTCCCGGCGTCGTCGTCCAGCCGCTCCGTGATCCGGCGATCCACCTGCGGATCTTCGCGTGGACCAAGCGGGGACGCCTGACCTGGCCGCCGCTGGCGATGGTCCTCGGCCTGCTGTCAGATCACGGCGCAAATGATGCCCCGGAGCCGGGGGAGGCGGAGGCTCGGACGGGTCGAGAGGAGACCTCACCATGGCCGGAACCCTGA
- a CDS encoding peptidoglycan-binding protein — MAGTLSPWPNTRQGDKEHPVITLQYLLRARGQTITVDGIFGPKTDAAVRAFQKSRKLTVDGVVGPNTWSALIIEVRRGSEGDAVRGVQEEFQFRDLSGDPSKGPQVDGVFGAETEAAVRGFQEAIHADVPSMAVDGIVGPMTWQALVSGMLSF, encoded by the coding sequence ATGGCCGGAACCCTGAGCCCGTGGCCGAACACCCGGCAGGGCGACAAGGAACATCCCGTCATCACCCTGCAGTACCTGCTGCGGGCACGCGGGCAGACGATCACTGTGGACGGCATCTTCGGGCCGAAGACGGATGCGGCGGTCCGGGCCTTCCAGAAGTCCCGGAAGCTGACCGTCGACGGCGTCGTCGGCCCGAACACCTGGTCGGCGCTGATCATCGAGGTGCGGCGCGGCTCCGAGGGCGACGCGGTCCGCGGTGTGCAGGAGGAGTTCCAGTTCCGCGACCTGTCCGGCGACCCGTCGAAGGGTCCGCAGGTGGACGGCGTCTTCGGCGCCGAGACCGAGGCGGCGGTCCGCGGCTTCCAGGAGGCGATCCACGCCGATGTGCCGTCCATGGCCGTCGACGGGATCGTGGGTCCGATGACGTGGCAGGCGCTGGTCAGCGGCATGCTGTCGTTCTGA